CAACTAGAAAAAAATAGCTAAAAGCCCCCAAAAACCAACAATAACCAACCAGACTAGACAAAGCACAgaaaaggaactaatttatgtgtttcagggcattagccaagttactgctaatcccatacaggtctttgatattattcctaagattagggatttccttagcagaCACAACAACAACTTTTTTAACACTCGCTCTAGTTCTCTTTGTTGCTCTACCAGGTGTAGCTTCCCTGCTTCCAATCTCGATTGCATCTTCATCAATGTCGAGGTCCACCACCAATTTGGGAGAGATGGAGTTTTCGAGGACCTTAGagatatcctctaggttctttgtaacaaCAGACAAGATATTCAGGATCATACTCAACAGGTTTTTCATTGAcactttcccttcttccagatagtcaatttgagctgccatttttttaactttttcctccCTGTCCTGCTTCCATTGTTTCTGATTcctgtcatcttccttccttttctcatccatctgtttcccatttttttccaggttcttcaaaagttcatatgtccatctgtcCTAACCCAATCTACCCTCAgtaagttttttaaggttatccaggaataacccttcttCGGCACTCTTCTTATCCTTACTCAGACTATCCTTAGTCATTTCCTTCTTgggttccttgttcttctccctctcagaatcCATATCTTTTTTGTCATTATCCTTATCATCCTTATCCACCATAGGCTGGCTGTTATCGTTGCCTAAGCTAGCACTATGAATTGGACTATCATTGTCAGACTTGTtctcaccttcttcttcctctgcacccacatcctcatctttccaactttcctcaccCCCTGACTCATCCTTTTCCATTTCACTGCCCTCTTTTCCAGTTTCCTCTATATCATTCTTATTATCATGGGCTTTCATcccagtggtgctctttcttttTTTGCTCGGAGTGGCCTCCTCCTTGCTGGGTTCGCCTTCCTCCAGCTTTCTCTTGCCTCTCCCTTGAGAAGCAGACAACCTCTTGTTTTCCTGAATGGAAAggattttacagtgctcataaatgagcaaaatgagcCCACAATGAAGCATCGGGTTTgagggattcttgttgtgtttattgagagacctagacaaggacctgaagagatagtagggcaaggaaacccttttctcatgcctgaagtggtttaataacacaaagtgataagtgtgggccctagAAAAGAGGCCCTCAAAAGTTATGTATTCCAtgatggcattcaaaacccagccccaaattttcttgatgttggaggcttcataataaccccctatggcttttccaattttagccctctccttttcgttatgcaaatttttttttactgcattattggaaactttaagatctcttAAAAAATTGAGCCTTGAGTGGGGCATACCTATCACAATCGCGATGAGGCCCAcgtccaatttgaacctcacaccatagATTTTAAAAGACTCGTTACTCCAATTTTCAGTTGTTTTGGAGACTgcgagattaaccctacctttgtcataatcaaCCAACTTCTCCATGAAACTCATTAGGGACCCTTTTTCCAACTTCATCAAAACTTGCAACATTTCCTTCCATCTGGAAGTGTTgtttggttcctccctccttaaatcacctcccatattcaatttcagaCTTTCACCTCTATTCTTCTACAAACTCAATGCTTTCTTCctgttgtctctcaaaattttgaaaaagatgacccacaaagtgtgcaaaGTGTTATTATATTTGATTGTGATTttgccactttgccaagtaatcattacctttctatCAATGCATAAATTACTCATTTCAACTATCATAATTATGCGGCCCTTCTTTCCCCGTGAATCTATCCTTTCTGAGGAGCTCTTTAATAATCAaattaatatcttccccatgccatATTGTTTGAGATTCAGAATTAATGCCTAGGTTCGCTAGGCAATCCGCCACCATATTTTTCtttctaaaggcatgttcaattattataactttaaaactagcaataatttccctagctttcaaaattatgttttctatagaccACGATGGCTCGGTTTCACCCTtcaagcacttaataatattaagtgagtttCCCTtcagccataatttatcatgatttaggttcttagcaataatTAGAGTATTTAGAGGAGTAGAGTCTTCAACATAATGACTGGTTTGACTCCTCAGAGGGCCAGCAAccgccactaggcaacttccagcaaaatttctaacaatgcccccataaccagctttacccggattccccttagaagccccatcaaagttggcctttatccatccctgaggtggaaaacaccaagcaagaccttccctacccttctccttactagatttggtagtagaaaggttccacctatcattaaagtcttctttagcaccTGAACCATAATCAATGCCATTGAGGCATTCAAAGATACTCCTGTTTATtatatccaccaccacttcagggttggcacttttattcctaaaaatccagttgttgtgctctttccagatgttccagataacattagggaaggtaagtttccaaagctccacaatCTTTGTGTTTGAATTAGGGCAGTACCATTGCTGCCAGGATTCCCCTAGAGAGTTTGGAAAAACCCAACTCAGCTTCCACCTACTTAaattaattttccaaatttcctggtgtagcatcgtaaattgtacgcacttgctagggtggtacaatttcacacctagtttagcacccgccttggcgcattttgcattttgcattacatttcccctttagcacttaattaattaaattaattaggtctaaggttctattttatcatctcccatatcataaagttgggcccttttcattaaagtgtgcccctttcattttattcttccaatacatcatttaatcaaaaaccctaattaggtcctattttgaacttgggggcttgatatcgggggtcaaaacatctcgaaatcagctgtaactttgggattctctctaaaatcatcatatccgacggccttggaaatttggtgaaaagttatcgggaccatggcacccgacgtgcacatggtcccggacatttttctcgaaattttaggagcgcgatccaatcataaaataaagcttaaccccaagaaattggcgggatattcaatctctaggtcggccaaaagttgaaattaagacctagggtttcatatataagagctctctttcttcatttgaaaggatggacgaattttggtttcaagggccttctatgcagcgaagagcagatctttgaagacttcaacaacattcaacatccatccatcaagcattcatcaatttcattcatccatttagggctttgaagacattgaaaagcaataggggatcactgactgaagattggcttgtacccctcccttggggttgggtatgatttcatgttgttttcatgtctttgcataagcctcattatatcacttgtattcatgatttagatctctttacatcttgatttggagcatttacattatcatttacaagcaattagggtttactttctaggttgctctagtttgcttacttgcattttaggatcttacacacacacaaggtcggcacacactacttttacaatacaacttggctattcgtggaggtggaaatcaccaaagcgggggtttgactaaggcaaaaccctatatagctgcccaccatacccttttcagatataagtgcaggtttcgggattcggacgacgccgcaatttgcagatccgacggaagcagactaaGACGGAACTtcgcaccaaatttcagagcaaaagaccaggacaggggcgtggggcaccctggtcctactaggataggggcgctgggcgccctggtcctcctgacagacaacagttttcagcatttttgacagctttccaagttgcaaaacaacagttttcagagcagtttcaggtgcagaattaggacagtggcgcccgcgcccccgtcccgaacattttcactcagattttgactctgggtacgcattttcattcttgtcttgcccttgtgtttacatctttccattgtttaagttcaattctgcaatcttgttattagttcatacttgcactttggggttagggattgaacttgcatcatcttatctttcaattacaacaaaggaatagaaatcctaataggtagcccgtggctctctcttccacaaaaagaagtagccaattgtgtgatacctctaggctctttcgtattccacaagtgtgtgattgaaagtgagattagggcatgttagcctagtctcgctttttcccccacacattttggtgaacctgacgtgaattccaatcttctctaattctgatttatgttttcaaatttgaatgtttatgctatttcaaattcaaatttgtatttacaagttttaatttcttgcaaaattcaaaaatttagaggaaatttttgctaaaattcaaagttgaacttgtggatagcttaactaatttcaaatctgatttaggaactcatttgaatcataaatttcattttctaaatctacattctaagtgcttgcattggttaaaattaaacattcccttctattttgcatgtgttatcatttgaaagaggaaaattgttgtcatgatgcattcatttcatagatgtgataatgggttagcttcctttgcttcaatttttccttctcctaaagaacctccccccatctataacaacattttagtgcctagaagagttgcttccaatccctttgagactctcccatgctctaaggatgaagactttaagagtgatcttgacaattctcctaaaatgtgcccttcctatttatctatcctagaggaagagaatgatatcataaacacatttcttaatgttacttcaccttccctacatgatgcctctctaagtgaaaaggtattgatggacattgacttattttctcctaaagttggtccttccaatgggggcatgttagtgcaacaagaggttatgaacacttctttccaagatctccttcctaagcatgaatctttggagaaatatgttcatgttcctcctaaaaaacactcccttcatgaggatccttttgtgcaagaagataacattatccctacatttcctagtgatggcatttccttttccaacaaaattcccactagagatgatgaattaatgataaatgcttacccttctcctaaagtttgtcttacccctaagcatcccttagagaaagaagatgaaataataagcaatttccttaattctctctcccctaaagatcatattgaacatattttgaggaaagaggatgagtttaacacatctattgatgctctccctcctaaggatgaggaattaataaacaatgttatctcctctcccgaaattgacaatacttcaaacattcctttcaaccacttccctatttgggatgaaccattagaagaaggtgtagattattctctatcccatgagagaaccctagccaaaggggatgaaatcaatattgaaaactcccttgatagtttctcaccttccttgaatctcaattattctccctctcctcaacttggttctactcgtaaggaaaccctagttcaaaacaagagggttaacatctctttcaaagatctccctctcaagagtgagactttagagagtaatgttgatctttctcctagagagtttattccccatgtagatcctttgatgatagaggatgatatgacctttcctagtattactcttcctactagaacatcaatgcctaccccttgtctctctcctaaaattgatttaatccgtgatgagattttagtgcaagagaagactatcaataatttttccaacacttttgttcattcctctaaaccaacctcaatcaatttgatacatgtgaatgaaatacCTAACAAACCTCttttcactatccaaggtgcttgtccttctcaaaattctcaacctttaaataa
The nucleotide sequence above comes from Cryptomeria japonica chromosome 11, Sugi_1.0, whole genome shotgun sequence. Encoded proteins:
- the LOC131860267 gene encoding pheromone-processing carboxypeptidase KEX1-like codes for the protein MGAERQGERRARISNFKSGNGSLSGGGTGNQAGFQASQGTEEDKEIVKSVEEKDSKTGDPHNRGLLEVKNISDPVTGVVAISVPDKLENKRLSASQGRGKRKLEEGEPSKEEATPSKKRKSTTGMKAHDNKNDIEETGKEGSEMEKDESGGNDNSQPMVDKDDKDNDKKDMDSEREKNKEPKKEMTKDSLSKDKKSAEEGLFLDNLKKLTEGRLG